A window of the Thalassospira indica genome harbors these coding sequences:
- a CDS encoding GDSL-type esterase/lipase family protein: MTTGAIGHRICCFGDSLVHGVRDGEKGGWPMRLARRLLDEAGRDVTIYNLGIRAETSEGLKARWQDEANLRMVEEFPTVLIFSFGVNDANHAEDRGEETTMRVSPAKSATNAAEIIGAASKLAPTLWVGPQAVINGSKSSQEINQRLEGLNQIYLETARGFDVPYLDLLATTLVDDTWQRALRRGDGYHPDKFGYDRLADLIWEWGAVQKTIGLSASDD; the protein is encoded by the coding sequence ATGACGACAGGCGCAATTGGACATCGGATTTGCTGTTTTGGTGACAGTCTGGTTCATGGTGTTCGCGACGGTGAAAAGGGCGGCTGGCCGATGCGTTTGGCGCGGCGTCTTCTGGACGAGGCCGGGCGTGACGTCACGATCTATAACCTTGGTATTCGCGCTGAAACGTCCGAGGGGCTCAAGGCCCGCTGGCAGGATGAAGCCAACCTTCGCATGGTTGAAGAATTCCCGACGGTCCTGATTTTCAGTTTTGGGGTGAATGACGCCAACCACGCCGAAGACCGGGGCGAGGAAACCACCATGCGGGTGTCCCCGGCAAAGTCGGCCACCAATGCCGCCGAGATTATCGGGGCGGCTTCCAAATTGGCACCGACCCTTTGGGTCGGGCCGCAGGCCGTGATTAACGGCAGCAAATCCAGCCAGGAAATCAACCAGCGCCTCGAAGGCCTGAACCAGATTTATCTCGAAACGGCGCGCGGGTTTGATGTGCCCTATCTCGATCTGCTTGCCACGACGCTTGTAGACGATACTTGGCAACGCGCATTACGGCGCGGCGATGGCTATCACCCCGACAAGTTCGGCTATGACCGGCTGGCAGATTTGATCTGGGAATGGGGTGCTGTGCAAAAGACTATCGGTCTTTCGGCGTCAGACGACTAA
- a CDS encoding CCA tRNA nucleotidyltransferase, with product MTGGNKATMTALEVTGRLRPYGIMVADDTARVFDAIAQQGGCARFVGGVVRDALLKRDLVDVDIACDLAPEETQAALEKAGIRVIPTGLKHGTVTAITDAGAYEITTLRVDVLTDGRHAEVAFTDSWLEDAKRRDFTFNAIYCDLDGTIYDPFDGETDLRDGRVRFIGVAENRIAEDFLRILRFFRFQAWFGRPPIDPVGAEACRKAVNGLHDISVERIRDEMFKLLRSRSPAGTINDMIGFGILPAILPKLIHTDCLRIMQWLDSTALADPAIQPDPLRRLAALFAPGGDRRNSDDDEDNLAAAERFARDLRLSNEETDRFAEMVAHAPLIDPKLRPEIVRRDLYRMGAAAFRDAVLLAWSARAAVPPRCTRAENDEWKALIEAAANWQPVKLPIQGRDILKAGLAPAGPRVGALLRQAEEYWIDRDFQPGRDELMDYIARQITAGDEENE from the coding sequence ATGACAGGTGGCAACAAGGCAACGATGACAGCACTCGAAGTAACCGGCAGATTGCGGCCATACGGGATCATGGTCGCCGATGATACCGCCCGCGTGTTTGATGCCATTGCGCAGCAAGGTGGCTGTGCGCGCTTTGTTGGCGGCGTCGTGCGCGATGCGTTGCTTAAACGTGATCTGGTCGATGTCGATATCGCCTGTGATCTCGCACCTGAGGAAACGCAGGCCGCGCTGGAAAAGGCGGGTATCCGGGTCATCCCCACTGGCCTTAAGCACGGAACTGTCACGGCAATTACCGATGCCGGGGCGTATGAAATTACGACGCTTCGTGTCGATGTCCTGACCGATGGCCGCCATGCGGAGGTCGCCTTTACCGACAGCTGGCTTGAAGATGCCAAGCGCCGTGATTTTACCTTCAACGCCATTTACTGCGACCTTGATGGCACGATCTATGACCCGTTTGATGGCGAAACCGATTTGCGCGACGGGCGCGTGCGGTTCATCGGGGTGGCCGAAAACCGGATTGCCGAGGATTTCCTGCGCATCTTGCGGTTTTTCCGCTTTCAGGCGTGGTTTGGACGCCCGCCGATTGATCCCGTCGGGGCGGAAGCCTGTCGCAAGGCGGTAAACGGTCTTCATGATATTTCGGTCGAACGTATTCGCGACGAGATGTTCAAGCTTCTGCGCTCGCGCAGTCCTGCTGGTACGATCAACGACATGATCGGTTTTGGCATTTTACCTGCCATTCTGCCCAAACTGATCCACACCGATTGCCTGCGCATCATGCAGTGGCTTGATAGCACCGCCCTTGCCGATCCGGCGATCCAGCCTGATCCGCTGCGCCGCCTTGCGGCACTGTTTGCGCCGGGGGGCGATAGACGCAACAGCGATGATGACGAAGACAATCTGGCCGCAGCCGAACGCTTTGCGCGCGATTTGCGACTGTCGAACGAGGAAACCGACCGTTTTGCCGAAATGGTCGCGCATGCGCCGCTGATTGATCCGAAATTGCGGCCGGAAATCGTGCGCCGCGATCTTTACCGGATGGGGGCCGCCGCATTTCGTGATGCGGTGCTCTTGGCGTGGAGTGCGCGCGCCGCGGTGCCACCACGTTGCACACGCGCAGAAAATGACGAATGGAAAGCCCTGATTGAGGCCGCAGCAAACTGGCAACCGGTGAAATTGCCGATACAAGGCCGTGATATTCTGAAAGCTGGCCTTGCACCTGCAGGGCCGCGTGTCGGGGCGCTTTTAAGACAGGCCGAGGAATACTGGATCGATCGCGACTTCCAACCCGGTCGGGATGAATTGATGGACTATATTGCCCGCCAGATCACGGCAGGCGATGAGGAGAACGAATGA